A genomic window from Melanotaenia boesemani isolate fMelBoe1 chromosome 15, fMelBoe1.pri, whole genome shotgun sequence includes:
- the trpc6a gene encoding short transient receptor potential channel 6a isoform X2, giving the protein MNHRPLPTVRNSRPTGDTDSPKTSRSRDNLLMYDDFGEEYCCPGRCLGHSSSERQLIARLSAAKRRQALRGPAYMFSAPSVSLSEAEQRFLESAEYGNIPEVRRMLLHVPNLNVNAVDYMGQNALQLAVANEHLEVTELLLGRADLARVGDALLLAISKGYVRITEALLSHPSFRGAHRLTASPSQADMLDDFYAYDEDGTRFSHDVTPVILAAHCQEYEIVHTLLSKGARIDTPHDYFCSCDSCNYQQQFDSFSHSRSRINAYRGLASPAYLSLSNEDPVLAALELSNELAMLADIEKEFKNDYSRLSSQCKDYVVGLLDLCRSTEEVEAILNGETASEDSCEVPGRPSLTRLKLAIKYELKKFVAHPNCQQQLLSIWYENLPGLRQQTTAVKLLVVLAVALGLPGLAMAYWIAPCSRVGKVMRSPFMKFVAHASSFTVFLGLLILNAADRFAGTTMLPNMTHHQQPGGPQLKSDPLLLYRKTTTPFTWMEILIISWVIARIYWMPSDPQLVSEGLYAVAVVLSFSRIAYILPANESFGPLQISLGRTVKDIFKFMVIFLLVFLAFMIGMFNLYSYYLGAKQNDAFTTLEESFKTLFWAIFGLSEVKSVVINNGHKFIENIGYVLYGVYNVTMVIVLLNMLIAMINSSFQEIEDDADVEWKFARAKLWFSYFEEGRTLPVPFNLVPSPKSILGLATAIKSQLQHFMERHREKRNDMQLKQLGENNISEYGGSASTTRYQKIMKRLIKRYIIKAQADKDSDEITEGELKEIKQDISSLRYELLEEKSQNMETLDVLLRRLGEISLPSS; this is encoded by the exons ATGAACCACAGACCACTGCCAACTGTTCGCAACAGTCGGCCCACAGGTGACACCGACAGCCCCAAGACCAGCAGGAGCCGCGATAACCTGCTGATGTATGATGATTTTGGGGAGGAATACTGTTGTCCAGGAAGATGTCTTGG CCACAGCAGCTCTGAGAGACAGCTCATAGCTCGTCTTAGTGCTGCTAAACGACGCCAGGCTCTGCGAGGTCCTGCCTACATGTTCTCTGCTCCCTCAGTGAGTCTGTCAGAGGCTGAGCAACGATTCCTGGAATCAGCTGAGTACGGCAACATACCCGAGGTGCGCCGCATGCTACTCCATGTGCCCAACCTGAATGTCAACGCTGTGGACTACATGGGCCAAAATGCACTGCAGCTGGCTGTGGCCAACGAACACCTTGAGGTCACGGAGCTCCTCTTGGGGAGAGCCGATTTGGCCAGAGTGGGGGATGCCCTCCTCTTAGCCATCA GTAAAGGTTACGTTCGCATCACAGAGGCCCTGCTCAGTCACCCTTCTTTTAGGGGCGCTCATCGTCTGACAGCAAGCCCGTCTCAAGCAGACATGTTGGATGATTTCTATGCTTATGATGAAGATGGAACAAG GTTTTCCCATGATGTGACTCCAGTGATACTTGCAGCACACTGCCAGGAATATGAGATAGTTCACACCCTCCTGAGTAAAGGGGCCCGCATCGATACTCCTCATGACTACTTCTGCAGCTGCGACTCCTGCAACTACCAGCAGCAGTTTGACTCGTTTAGTCACTCACGCTCAAGGATTAATGCCTACAGGGGACTCGCCAGCCCTGCTTACCTCTCCCTGTCTAATGAAGATCCAGTGCTGGCAGCCCTGGAGCTCAGCAATGAACTTGCCATGCTGGCTGACATTGAGAAAGAATTTAAG AACGACTACAGCCGTCTGTCCAGTCAGTGTAAGGATTATGTGGTGGGTCTGCTGGATCTGTGTCGCAGCACAGAGGAAGTGGAGGCCATACTGAATGGAGAAACAGCTTCTGAAGACAGCTGTGAAGTACCAGGTCGCCCTTCCCTCACAAGGCTCAAATTAGCCATCAAATATGAACTAAAAAAG TTTGTGGCTCATCCCAACtgccagcagcagctgctgagtATCTGGTACGAGAACCTGCCTGGCCTGAGACAACAAACCACTGCCGTCAAACTACTGGTGGTGCTGGCTGTGGCTTTAGGACTGCCTGGACTGGCCATGGCTTACTGGATTGCTCCATGCAGCAGA GTTGGAAAGGTGATGCGCAGCCCCTTCATGAAGTTTGTGGCCCATGCATCTTCCTTCACAGTTTTCCTGGGTCTTCTCATTCTCAATGCTGCTGACCGTTTTGCTGGCACCACCATGTTGCCAAACATGACCCATCATCAACAGCCTGGAGGTCCACAGCTCAAATCTGACCCTCTGCTCCTCTACCGCAAGACCACCACACCTTTCACCTGGATGGAGATCTTAATCATTTCATGGGTTATAG CCCGTATCTACTGGATGCCGTCAGATCCCCAGCTTGTGTCAGAGGGCCTTTACGCAGTTGCAGTGGTGTTGAGCTTCTCGCGGATTGCTTACATCCTCCCAGCCAACGAGAGCTTTGGTCCACTTCAGATCTCTTTAGGCAGGACCGTCAAAGACATCTTCAAGTTCATGGTCATCTTCCTCCTAGTCTTTCTGGCGTTCATGATCGGCATGTTCAACCTTTACTCTTATTATCTGGGGGCAAAGCAGAATGACGCCTTTACCAC ACTGGAGGAGAGCTTCAAGACTTTATTCTGGGCTATATTTGGACTGTCTGAGGTCAAGTCTGTTGTGATCAACAATGGACACAAATTCATAGAGAACATTGGTTATGTGCTGTACGGGGTTTACAACGTTACCATGGTGATAGTGCTTCTCAACATGCTCATTGCCATGATTAACAGCTCTTTTCAGGAGATTGAG GATGATGCTGATGTTGAATGGAAGTTTGCTCGGGCAAAACTTTGGTTCTCCTACTTTGAGGAGGGAAGGACACTTCCTGTGCCTTTTAACCTGGTGCCCAGTCCAAAATCTATACTGGGACTGGCCACGGCTATCAAATCCCAGCTCCAGCATTTTATGGAAAGACACCGTGAGAAGAGAAATGACATGCAACTCAAACAG CTTGGGGAGAACAACATTTCAGAATACGGAGGTTCTGCCAGTACAACACGATATCAG AAGATCATGAAGCGTCTGATCAAGCGTTACATCATCAAAGCTCAAGCAGACAAAGACAGTGACGAGATCACTGAAG GTGAGTTGAAAGAGATCAAGCAGGACATCTCTAGTCTGCGATATGAGCTGTTGGAGGAGAAATCACAGAATATGGAGACACTTGATGTCCTGCTGAGGAGGCTGGGAGAGATCAGTTTACCTTCATCATAG
- the trpc6a gene encoding short transient receptor potential channel 6a isoform X1, which produces MNHRPLPTVRNSRPTGDTDSPKTSRSRDNLLMYDDFGEEYCCPGRCLGHSSSERQLIARLSAAKRRQALRGPAYMFSAPSVSLSEAEQRFLESAEYGNIPEVRRMLLHVPNLNVNAVDYMGQNALQLAVANEHLEVTELLLGRADLARVGDALLLAISKGYVRITEALLSHPSFRGAHRLTASPSQADMLDDFYAYDEDGTRFSHDVTPVILAAHCQEYEIVHTLLSKGARIDTPHDYFCSCDSCNYQQQFDSFSHSRSRINAYRGLASPAYLSLSNEDPVLAALELSNELAMLADIEKEFKNDYSRLSSQCKDYVVGLLDLCRSTEEVEAILNGETASEDSCEVPGRPSLTRLKLAIKYELKKFVAHPNCQQQLLSIWYENLPGLRQQTTAVKLLVVLAVALGLPGLAMAYWIAPCSRVGKVMRSPFMKFVAHASSFTVFLGLLILNAADRFAGTTMLPNMTHHQQPGGPQLKSDPLLLYRKTTTPFTWMEILIISWVIGMIWAEVKEIWSQGPGEYLVELWNLLDFGMLAIFLASFSCRFSAMRHTDLAQSYVYKHCKTLVRLPPEIHYFTLARIYWMPSDPQLVSEGLYAVAVVLSFSRIAYILPANESFGPLQISLGRTVKDIFKFMVIFLLVFLAFMIGMFNLYSYYLGAKQNDAFTTLEESFKTLFWAIFGLSEVKSVVINNGHKFIENIGYVLYGVYNVTMVIVLLNMLIAMINSSFQEIEDDADVEWKFARAKLWFSYFEEGRTLPVPFNLVPSPKSILGLATAIKSQLQHFMERHREKRNDMQLKQLGENNISEYGGSASTTRYQKIMKRLIKRYIIKAQADKDSDEITEGELKEIKQDISSLRYELLEEKSQNMETLDVLLRRLGEISLPSS; this is translated from the exons ATGAACCACAGACCACTGCCAACTGTTCGCAACAGTCGGCCCACAGGTGACACCGACAGCCCCAAGACCAGCAGGAGCCGCGATAACCTGCTGATGTATGATGATTTTGGGGAGGAATACTGTTGTCCAGGAAGATGTCTTGG CCACAGCAGCTCTGAGAGACAGCTCATAGCTCGTCTTAGTGCTGCTAAACGACGCCAGGCTCTGCGAGGTCCTGCCTACATGTTCTCTGCTCCCTCAGTGAGTCTGTCAGAGGCTGAGCAACGATTCCTGGAATCAGCTGAGTACGGCAACATACCCGAGGTGCGCCGCATGCTACTCCATGTGCCCAACCTGAATGTCAACGCTGTGGACTACATGGGCCAAAATGCACTGCAGCTGGCTGTGGCCAACGAACACCTTGAGGTCACGGAGCTCCTCTTGGGGAGAGCCGATTTGGCCAGAGTGGGGGATGCCCTCCTCTTAGCCATCA GTAAAGGTTACGTTCGCATCACAGAGGCCCTGCTCAGTCACCCTTCTTTTAGGGGCGCTCATCGTCTGACAGCAAGCCCGTCTCAAGCAGACATGTTGGATGATTTCTATGCTTATGATGAAGATGGAACAAG GTTTTCCCATGATGTGACTCCAGTGATACTTGCAGCACACTGCCAGGAATATGAGATAGTTCACACCCTCCTGAGTAAAGGGGCCCGCATCGATACTCCTCATGACTACTTCTGCAGCTGCGACTCCTGCAACTACCAGCAGCAGTTTGACTCGTTTAGTCACTCACGCTCAAGGATTAATGCCTACAGGGGACTCGCCAGCCCTGCTTACCTCTCCCTGTCTAATGAAGATCCAGTGCTGGCAGCCCTGGAGCTCAGCAATGAACTTGCCATGCTGGCTGACATTGAGAAAGAATTTAAG AACGACTACAGCCGTCTGTCCAGTCAGTGTAAGGATTATGTGGTGGGTCTGCTGGATCTGTGTCGCAGCACAGAGGAAGTGGAGGCCATACTGAATGGAGAAACAGCTTCTGAAGACAGCTGTGAAGTACCAGGTCGCCCTTCCCTCACAAGGCTCAAATTAGCCATCAAATATGAACTAAAAAAG TTTGTGGCTCATCCCAACtgccagcagcagctgctgagtATCTGGTACGAGAACCTGCCTGGCCTGAGACAACAAACCACTGCCGTCAAACTACTGGTGGTGCTGGCTGTGGCTTTAGGACTGCCTGGACTGGCCATGGCTTACTGGATTGCTCCATGCAGCAGA GTTGGAAAGGTGATGCGCAGCCCCTTCATGAAGTTTGTGGCCCATGCATCTTCCTTCACAGTTTTCCTGGGTCTTCTCATTCTCAATGCTGCTGACCGTTTTGCTGGCACCACCATGTTGCCAAACATGACCCATCATCAACAGCCTGGAGGTCCACAGCTCAAATCTGACCCTCTGCTCCTCTACCGCAAGACCACCACACCTTTCACCTGGATGGAGATCTTAATCATTTCATGGGTTATAG GTATGATTTGGGCTGAAGTGAAGGAGATCTGGAGTCAGGGACCAGGAGAGTATCTGGTTGAACTGTGGAATCTCCTGGACTTTGGAATGTTGGCGATCTTTCTCGCCTCCTTCAGTTGCCGATTCTCTGCTATGAGACATACGGACTTAGCTCAGAGCTATGTatacaaacactgtaaaacactaGTCAGACTTCCCCCAGAGATACACTACTTCACTCTGG CCCGTATCTACTGGATGCCGTCAGATCCCCAGCTTGTGTCAGAGGGCCTTTACGCAGTTGCAGTGGTGTTGAGCTTCTCGCGGATTGCTTACATCCTCCCAGCCAACGAGAGCTTTGGTCCACTTCAGATCTCTTTAGGCAGGACCGTCAAAGACATCTTCAAGTTCATGGTCATCTTCCTCCTAGTCTTTCTGGCGTTCATGATCGGCATGTTCAACCTTTACTCTTATTATCTGGGGGCAAAGCAGAATGACGCCTTTACCAC ACTGGAGGAGAGCTTCAAGACTTTATTCTGGGCTATATTTGGACTGTCTGAGGTCAAGTCTGTTGTGATCAACAATGGACACAAATTCATAGAGAACATTGGTTATGTGCTGTACGGGGTTTACAACGTTACCATGGTGATAGTGCTTCTCAACATGCTCATTGCCATGATTAACAGCTCTTTTCAGGAGATTGAG GATGATGCTGATGTTGAATGGAAGTTTGCTCGGGCAAAACTTTGGTTCTCCTACTTTGAGGAGGGAAGGACACTTCCTGTGCCTTTTAACCTGGTGCCCAGTCCAAAATCTATACTGGGACTGGCCACGGCTATCAAATCCCAGCTCCAGCATTTTATGGAAAGACACCGTGAGAAGAGAAATGACATGCAACTCAAACAG CTTGGGGAGAACAACATTTCAGAATACGGAGGTTCTGCCAGTACAACACGATATCAG AAGATCATGAAGCGTCTGATCAAGCGTTACATCATCAAAGCTCAAGCAGACAAAGACAGTGACGAGATCACTGAAG GTGAGTTGAAAGAGATCAAGCAGGACATCTCTAGTCTGCGATATGAGCTGTTGGAGGAGAAATCACAGAATATGGAGACACTTGATGTCCTGCTGAGGAGGCTGGGAGAGATCAGTTTACCTTCATCATAG